A region of the Candidatus Methylomirabilis oxygeniifera genome:
GATCTCGAGGTGAACCAAGCAGCCAATTCACCCTCGTTTACTTTAGATCCACCAGGATGCGTCGAGCAGTGTAACGCTCGGCCTGCGCCTTCCCCCTCTTCCATCACGTTGGATCCACCTTTTCTACCCCCTCGCCAGGCGTAGTTCTCCTTTCCTTTCTTACGACCGTTTCGTTCGTGACGAGGTGTGAATCGAGCGCCATTGTGATTCTTTCCCCTCACTGCGGACGATCAATCCTCCTGCGGCATATAAGATCGGCCTATCGTTCGAGGTGTATTGATGGATAGATTGGCGATGAGAATCTCGAAACTATCTGCACTGCTTGCTCTATTCGTATGTTCGATGAGTACGCCTATTTTTGCTGAATCCCAGACTGCAACTCCTCCACGAATGCTCTCGCTGGCCGACGCCTTACAGATCGCAGGGCAACATAACCCCGGTCTGCTGACAGAGACGACAGCTAAGCAGATTGCACGTGGAAATGCTGCCACCGCCGCGCTGCTCTCTAATCCACAGGTTCTGCTCAGATCTGAAGGGTTTCGCGGGGGCTCATTTGTGGATCGACAGGAGCTCTTTTTTGAGGTCAGCCAGGAGATTCAGACAGCCGGTAAGCGCTCCCAGCGAATAGCCGTCGCAGGGGCGAATCTTCGCGCGACCGAAGCCGACGTCGACAATACGGCCCGCCTTCTCAGGTTCGCGGTCAAGCAGGCGTATTTCCAGATCGTCCTGGCCAAGGCCGATCTTGCCGTGGCCCGCGACCTGCTGACCGACTTCGACCGGACTATTCGCTCCAAGGAGGAGCAGTTCCGGCTCGGAGAGATTTCCGGAGCGGAGCTGAGGCGTGTGCAGGTTGAGCGCTTCAGGGTGTTCGACGACGTCGTCGCCGGAGAGCTGAATCTCAAGCAGGCCAGAGCCTCGCTGCTCACGCTGCTCGGCCACCATGACTCGACATTCGAATTTGATGTCACCGAATATCTCGTCAAAGGTGAACCTGTCGGCGGTCTGGCGCCATTGCATGTCGAGGCGCTGCAGAGCCGCCCGGACCTTAAAGCCCAGCATCAGCGGATCGACCGGGCTCGTGAACAGACCAGGCTCGAACAGGCGCAGCGCTTCCCGGATCTGTTTCCCTTCGTAGGCTACAAGCGGAACTTCAGTGAGGACAGCGTATTATTTGGCGTCTCGGCCCCCCTACCCCTCTTTAATAGAAATCAGGGAGGCGTCGTTCGGGCTCAGGGGGAAGAGGAGCGAGAAGCGTTCCAGCTCAGGCGGATTGAGGCCCAGGCGCTCCTGGAGGTCGATCAGGCTTTTAACAGGTTTGAGAGTGAACGCCGGCGTCTCGAAGGACTGGAAACCGAATATCTGCCCAAGGCCCGCGAATCGCGGGAGATTGCCGAGGCTGCGCACAAGCTGGGAGCTATCGATTTGACGGCGTTTCTGGATGCGCAGCGGACCTTCCGTGAGGTCCAACGGCTCTACAACCGCTCCCTGTACGAACTGAGCATCGCCAGATTTCAAGTCGAAGCGGCCGTCGGCCGCTAGGGGCATACGATAATGGTCTATCTATTAGTTGGGCTCGCACGTCGCGTTACTTTTTTACCGATCGTCATTGTTGCCGTCGCCATACTGGGCGCTTGCAGCCGCGCCCCAGAACAAAAACCGGCAGCGCCCGCGAGTAAACCTGAGCCGGACACGGTCACGAT
Encoded here:
- a CDS encoding protein of unknown function (Evidence 5 : No homology to any previously reported sequences), with protein sequence MLSLADALQIAGQHNPGLLTETTAKQIARGNAATAALLSNPQVLLRSEGFRGGSFVDRQELFFEVSQEIQTAGKRSQRIAVAGANLRATEADVDNTARLLRFAVKQAYFQIVLAKADLAVARDLLTDFDRTIRSKEEQFRLGEISGAELRRVQVERFRVFDDVVAGELNLKQARASLLTLLGHHDSTFEFDVTEYLVKGEPVGGLAPLHVEALQSRPDLKAQHQRIDRAREQTRLEQAQRFPDLFPFVGYKRNFSEDSVLFGVSAPLPLFNRNQGGVVRAQGEEEREAFQLRRIEAQALLEVDQAFNRFESERRRLEGLETEYLPKARESREIAEAAHKLGAIDLTAFLDAQRTFREVQRLYNRSLYELSIARFQVEAAVGR
- a CDS encoding protein of unknown function (Evidence 5 : No homology to any previously reported sequences), whose protein sequence is MRGKNHNGARFTPRHERNGRKKGKENYAWRGGRKGGSNVMEEGEGAGRALHCSTHPGGSKVNEGELAAWFTSRSQ